In Magnolia sinica isolate HGM2019 chromosome 12, MsV1, whole genome shotgun sequence, a single genomic region encodes these proteins:
- the LOC131220085 gene encoding alpha-terpineol synthase, chloroplastic-like, giving the protein MTGTHTSRFGATLSLAPLQPGLVLLGPPSGAKDRRNLQCCVSTQVTELMTTRRSANYHPSIWDDDFMQSLTSDYKGHTCLERLEKLKEEVRRTLQEAVGLLDQLELVDCIQHLGVGYHFDKEIKETLKMISTEPNNAGLIERDLYATALCFRLLRQHGYQVPQGAFNRFMDDSSSFKTSLCNDVKGMLSLYEASYLALDGETTLDEAKAFTYKHLKGLKGNIDSNLKNLVEHALELPLHWRMLRLEARWYIDTYERMEDMNPLLLELAKLDFNVMQTVYHGELRKMSRWWKDLGLGLKLGFARDRLMECFVWSIGVKFEPQFEQCRKDLTKLGQLITTIDDVYDVYGSLEELKLFTKAVDRWDTNAMEGLPEYMKICFLALYNTVNEIAYDTLKEQGLDVIPYLRKSWADLCKAYLVEARWYYSGYTPTLDEYLNNAWISVSGPVILVHAYVSMKQMITKEALDCVGSYENIMQWSSMILRLSDDLGTSSDELERGDVPKSIQCYMHENSASEVVAREQIRARISDIWKKMNKDVAISPLPQPFKDAAVNLVRMAQCVYQYGDGFGVPYRESKDHILSLVVEPIPLMES; this is encoded by the exons ATGACAGGTACCCACACCAGCCGGTTCGGTG CTACTCTTTCACTAGCACCGTTGCAACCAGGTCTCGTGCTACTAGGACCTCCAAGTGGTGCCAAAGACAGAAGAAATCTACAGTGCTGTGTGAGTACTCAAGTCACAGAACTGATGACAACCCGACGCTCAGCTAATTACCATCCAAGCATTTGGGATGACGATTTCATGCAGTCATTAACTAGTGATTATAAG GGCCATACATGCTTGGAACGACTAGAGAAGCTGAAGGAAGAAGTGAGGCGTACTTTGCAAGAAGCAGTTGGGCTGTTGGATCAGCTGGAGCTGGTTGATTGTATTCAACATCTTGGAGTGGGTTATCATTTTGATAAGGAAATCAAGGAAACTCTAAAAATGATTTCGACAGAGCCCAACAACGCGGGTTTGATTGAAAGGGATCTCTATGCTACAGCTTTATGCTTTAGGCTGCTTCGGCAACATGGATATCAAGTCCCACAAG gTGCTTTTAATAGGTTCATGGATGATTCGAGTAGTTTCAAGACAAGCCTTTGCAATGATGTGAAAGGCATGTTGAGCTTATATGAAGCTTCGTACCTTGCTTTAGATGGTGAAACCACCTTGGATGAGGCCAAGGCTTTCACGTATAAACATCTCAAGGGTCTCAAAGGGAACATAGACTCAAACCTTAAAAACTTAGTAGAGCATGCATTGGAGCTTCCATTGCATTGGAGGATGCTAAGACTAGAGGCTAGGTGGTACATTGACACATATGAGAGAATGGAGGATATGAATCCTCTTTTGCTTGAACTGGCTAAGCTGGATTTCAACGTGATGCAAACTGTATACCATGGAGAACTCAGGAAAATGTCTAG GTGGTGGAAGGATCTAGGGCTGGGATTGAAGTTGGGTTTTGCTAGAGACCGTCTGATGGAGTGCTTTGTATGGTCTATTGGAGTGAAGTTTGAGCCTCAGTTTGAACAATGCAGGAAAGATCTTACAAAATTGGGTCAATTGATAACGACTAttgatgatgtttatgacgtctaTGGTTCGTTAGAGGAACTGAAACTATTTACGAAGGCAGTTGACAG GTGGGACACTAATGCCATGGAAGGGCTACCAGAATACATGAAGATTTGCTTTTTAGCCCTCTACAACACTGTGAATGAAATTGCTTACGACACGCTGAAGGAACAAGGCTTGGATGTCATTCCATACTTACGAAAATCG TGGGCCGATTTATGTAAAGCATACTTGGTGGAAGCTAGATGGTACTATAGCGGATATACACCGACGCTTGATGAATATCTAAACAACGCATGGATTTCGGTATCAGGGCCAGTCATACTAGTTCATGCTTATGTGTCTATGAAACAAATGATAACAAAGGAGGCATTGGACTGCGTAGGGAGCTATGAAAACATCATGCAATGGTCATCAATGATTTTACGACTTAGTGATGATTTGGGAACTTCATCG GATGAGTTAGAGAGAGGAGATGTGCCAAAATCTATCCAGTGTTACATGCACGAAAATAGTGCTTCAGAGGTTGTTGCACGGGAACAGATAAGAGCTCGAATTAGTGACATATGGAAGAAGATGAACAAAGACGTTGCAATTTCTCCATTGCCTCAGCCATTCAAAGATGCTGCTGTAAATCTTGTACGGATGGCCCAATGTGTGTACCAATATGGGGATGGGTTTGGTGTTCCATATCGTGAGAGCAAGGACCATATCCTGTCACTTGTGGTGGAACCTATTCCATTAATGGAGAGCTAA